In candidate division KSB1 bacterium, a single genomic region encodes these proteins:
- a CDS encoding NAD(P)/FAD-dependent oxidoreductase, which yields MAKYDYDLIVIGAGSGGISSAILGNNLGKKTALIEKEKIGGDCTWHGCVPSKTLIKAGNVARHVNTLDSYGLRVNGDFTLNSKQVMAHVRAVRDSVYQGETPDVFKDMGIDVYIGGARFLDGHRIAVGDQELSSKSFVISTGSSPFVPPIEGVGDIDYLTNETLFELETLPDSMVIVGGGPIGSEMASALSQLGVQITQIEATGHLLSKEDPELSAVLMQQMQKNGVNLLTHTRAKQFSKNGDKVVVSLQNESLDRVEADAVLIAVGRRPNVDTLDLDKAGVEFTSRGIQVNKRLQTTAPNIYAIGDVIGSYQFSHIAEYHAGIAVPNAVLPLPVKRKADYENIVWTTFTDPEFARGGLTEAQARETYGDSIRIYRFNYEKVDRAQTDLTTAGMSKFIVNKKGKLFGIHIVGERAGELLHEAQLAKSLGVPFHKIQSMVHVYPTYGDMVKRPSVAAYVDKLQNNFFIKLVKKLKK from the coding sequence TTGGCAAAATATGACTATGATTTGATCGTGATCGGGGCAGGGTCCGGCGGAATCAGTTCCGCGATTCTGGGTAATAATCTGGGGAAAAAAACGGCGCTGATTGAAAAGGAAAAGATTGGCGGAGACTGTACCTGGCACGGATGTGTGCCCAGCAAAACCCTGATCAAAGCCGGGAATGTGGCCCGGCATGTGAACACACTGGATTCGTACGGATTGAGGGTGAACGGAGATTTTACCCTGAACAGCAAGCAGGTGATGGCGCATGTGCGCGCTGTGCGCGATTCCGTCTATCAGGGAGAAACCCCGGATGTCTTTAAAGATATGGGGATTGATGTGTACATCGGCGGAGCCCGATTCCTGGATGGTCATCGTATTGCGGTTGGCGATCAGGAATTATCGTCAAAATCGTTTGTGATATCCACGGGGTCCAGTCCCTTTGTTCCGCCGATTGAAGGGGTCGGGGATATTGATTATTTGACCAATGAAACCCTGTTTGAACTTGAAACTTTGCCGGATTCAATGGTGATTGTCGGCGGCGGCCCTATCGGGTCGGAAATGGCGTCGGCTTTGAGTCAACTGGGGGTTCAGATCACACAAATCGAAGCGACCGGCCATTTGCTGTCCAAAGAAGACCCGGAATTGTCCGCTGTCTTGATGCAGCAGATGCAGAAAAACGGCGTCAACCTTTTGACCCACACCCGTGCAAAGCAATTCAGCAAAAACGGCGATAAAGTTGTGGTTTCTTTGCAGAACGAATCGCTGGACCGCGTTGAAGCCGACGCCGTGCTCATTGCCGTCGGCAGACGTCCCAATGTGGATACGCTTGACCTTGACAAGGCGGGTGTTGAATTTACCTCCCGGGGCATTCAGGTCAACAAGCGGCTGCAGACCACTGCGCCGAACATTTACGCCATCGGTGATGTCATCGGGTCGTACCAGTTCAGCCATATCGCCGAGTATCATGCCGGCATCGCGGTTCCGAATGCTGTGCTGCCACTGCCGGTAAAGCGCAAAGCCGATTATGAAAACATTGTCTGGACCACTTTTACCGATCCCGAATTTGCGCGCGGCGGTCTGACAGAAGCGCAGGCACGGGAAACCTATGGAGACAGTATCCGGATTTATCGTTTTAATTATGAAAAGGTCGACCGCGCCCAAACTGATCTGACGACCGCCGGGATGAGCAAGTTCATCGTCAATAAAAAAGGTAAACTTTTCGGCATTCACATCGTCGGAGAACGTGCGGGAGAACTGCTGCACGAAGCGCAGCTGGCCAAGTCCCTGGGTGTTCCGTTTCACAAAATCCAGTCCATGGTGCATGTGTACCCGACCTATGGTGATATGGTCAAACGTCCGTCGGTTGCGGCGTATGTGGACAAATTACAGAACAATTTTTTTATAAAGCTGGTGAAAAAACTGAAAAAATAA
- a CDS encoding sulfite exporter TauE/SafE family protein yields the protein MSFEYWFMLPVSFVFATIAIASGVGGATFFAPFFMLALRLPPEIAIGTGLITEVFGFASGLYAYARKKLIDYKLGLTLLTVTVPMALLGTWVSGAVEANVLKAVLGMGLFAIAAAFMRAPQSEDIDLLDTHIQKTYGGVQAETCIITRDQEKICYTVCNKTQGRLIAGIGGLFVGMISTGLGELNGYFLLQRCRVPSAVSVATSVFVVAVTVLIASLGHFYKFTTYGPETLQMVFSIVMFTIPGVIVGAQAGSFVSRKIPQPVLEKGLGILFMLLAFLTIGEIVLH from the coding sequence ATGAGTTTTGAATATTGGTTTATGCTGCCTGTTTCGTTTGTGTTTGCAACCATCGCCATAGCCTCGGGAGTGGGCGGGGCGACGTTTTTTGCGCCTTTTTTTATGCTGGCGCTGCGTCTGCCGCCTGAAATCGCCATTGGTACCGGTCTCATCACCGAAGTGTTCGGCTTTGCCAGCGGACTGTATGCCTATGCGCGCAAAAAGCTCATTGATTACAAGTTGGGTCTCACGCTGCTGACCGTGACCGTGCCCATGGCGCTGCTGGGAACCTGGGTCTCCGGCGCGGTCGAAGCGAACGTGTTAAAAGCGGTTCTCGGAATGGGATTGTTTGCGATTGCGGCCGCTTTTATGCGCGCGCCGCAGTCCGAGGATATTGATCTGCTGGATACCCATATTCAGAAAACATACGGTGGCGTGCAGGCGGAAACCTGTATCATCACCCGGGATCAGGAGAAAATTTGTTATACAGTTTGCAACAAAACACAGGGCCGTCTGATTGCCGGAATCGGCGGATTGTTTGTTGGGATGATCTCGACCGGACTGGGTGAGTTGAACGGTTATTTTCTGCTGCAGCGCTGTCGGGTGCCCAGCGCGGTTTCCGTGGCCACCAGCGTATTTGTGGTCGCTGTCACGGTGCTGATCGCATCTCTTGGACATTTTTACAAATTCACAACCTATGGCCCGGAGACGTTGCAAATGGTGTTCAGTATTGTTATGTTTACCATACCGGGCGTGATTGTCGGCGCCCAGGCGGGATCATTTGTGTCCCGCAAGATCCCGCAGCCCGTTCTGGAAAAAGGGCTGGGAATCCTGTTTATGCTGCTTGCATTTCTAACGATTGGTGAAATTGTCCTGCATTGA
- a CDS encoding sterol desaturase family protein, producing the protein MTENMPDIQRYRYIIAAAVFFLLLALETFYPLFQGRQKRIKHIGRNFSIVIIDNLVFFALLAAATGFVFRYIEQNRMGLLYQIQLPAVLRIALIIVLFDLWMYIWHRWTHTSDFLWRFHRMHHSDPAMDASTALRFHPGEIIISTLLRWGVFLILGVTAFELLIYETIMLPVIFFHHSNFYLPEKPDKLLRQVIVTPWMHWVHHSHLKYETNSNYGTIFSWWDRLFASFRLRSEPETIHYGLDTIRGSGWQTVWGMLKTPFVNRFDKG; encoded by the coding sequence ATGACAGAAAATATGCCGGATATTCAACGCTATCGCTATATCATTGCCGCCGCTGTTTTTTTCCTTTTGCTGGCGCTGGAAACGTTTTATCCGTTGTTCCAGGGCCGTCAAAAAAGAATAAAGCACATCGGCAGGAATTTTTCTATTGTGATTATTGATAATCTGGTCTTTTTTGCGCTGCTGGCAGCCGCCACCGGTTTTGTCTTTCGTTATATCGAGCAGAACCGGATGGGTTTACTGTATCAAATTCAACTGCCCGCGGTTCTGCGCATAGCGCTTATCATTGTCCTGTTTGATCTGTGGATGTATATCTGGCACCGCTGGACGCATACCTCCGATTTTTTGTGGCGATTTCACCGCATGCATCACAGCGATCCGGCGATGGATGCGTCTACCGCGCTGCGGTTTCATCCCGGGGAAATTATCATTTCCACACTGCTGCGCTGGGGTGTATTCCTGATTCTGGGTGTGACGGCCTTTGAGCTGTTGATTTATGAAACCATTATGCTGCCGGTGATTTTCTTTCATCACAGCAATTTTTATCTGCCTGAAAAACCGGATAAGCTGCTCCGGCAGGTGATTGTGACACCCTGGATGCACTGGGTGCATCACTCACACCTCAAATACGAGACCAATTCCAATTACGGCACGATTTTCTCCTGGTGGGACAGACTGTTTGCTTCATTCCGACTGCGCTCCGAGCCGGAAACCATACATTACGGACTGGATACTATCCGGGGCTCCGGCTGGCAGACGGTTTGGGGTATGCTGAAAACCCCATTTGTTAATCGATTTGATAAAGGATGA
- a CDS encoding ADP-ribosylglycohydrolase family protein, giving the protein MLKQCEFRVKCIVFIFVLIAVVYTGIGCRSSSSSEYQQRLQGMLLASAVADAMGGPHEGRSTEDSQAFLENGGWIQSFDAYTVWHHHHWNVYQRRAPAGTVTDDTRMRMDMTAFMIDYRKLYNSPLSEKDLASCVAERYSRARKAFERTDARYAAVSQPDSALDETRKQQFLAMWFAWEIFKTGTSVYIPEPAVTSPPYIRVSDDPDYGEYTPVWHLEPVQPVPVTESIKQTYHFNSYAKGHVMPLGLIHLLPAAAYFPGAPAEAYSYALSIDFFDVAEAPHYVGAACAILADLLGGRSWPEISAELMRSSLAT; this is encoded by the coding sequence ATGTTAAAGCAATGTGAATTTCGAGTGAAATGTATAGTGTTTATATTTGTTCTGATAGCGGTAGTATACACCGGGATCGGATGCCGTTCATCATCGTCGTCAGAGTATCAACAACGTCTGCAGGGCATGCTGCTCGCCTCGGCTGTTGCCGATGCCATGGGCGGCCCGCATGAAGGCCGGTCAACTGAGGATTCTCAGGCCTTTCTGGAAAACGGCGGCTGGATACAGAGCTTTGATGCTTACACCGTCTGGCATCATCATCACTGGAATGTTTATCAGCGGCGTGCGCCGGCCGGTACGGTGACGGATGATACGCGCATGCGCATGGATATGACAGCCTTTATGATCGATTATCGGAAGCTTTACAATTCACCTCTATCTGAAAAAGACCTGGCGTCTTGTGTTGCTGAACGCTATAGCCGCGCCCGCAAGGCGTTTGAAAGGACAGATGCGCGTTACGCAGCTGTCAGTCAGCCGGATTCAGCGCTGGACGAAACACGAAAACAGCAATTCCTTGCCATGTGGTTTGCCTGGGAGATTTTCAAAACCGGTACGTCTGTTTATATCCCGGAGCCGGCTGTCACATCACCGCCGTACATTCGTGTTAGTGATGATCCCGATTATGGCGAATACACACCTGTCTGGCATCTTGAACCTGTTCAGCCGGTTCCCGTGACCGAATCAATCAAACAAACTTATCATTTCAATTCATATGCCAAGGGTCATGTGATGCCGCTGGGACTGATCCATCTGCTGCCGGCTGCCGCCTATTTTCCCGGCGCGCCTGCGGAGGCATACTCGTATGCGCTGTCGATAGATTTTTTTGATGTGGCGGAAGCGCCGCATTACGTCGGCGCCGCCTGTGCAATACTTGCCGATCTGCTGGGCGGTCGATCGTGGCCTGAAATTTCCGCAGAATTGATGAGATCATCTCTGGCAACCTGA
- a CDS encoding ADP-ribosylglycohydrolase family protein, with amino-acid sequence MDSGFKSAIRTAQAFKSNSQQDSVLPFIKALHRECAVDEPIMCTVQEMLFGSIAIVEYAHDDLPRLIEIGVNYGRDNDTIASIAAAFGGAAAGVDALSDEWQQTVKTANPQYNFAETASRLAQL; translated from the coding sequence ATGGATAGCGGTTTCAAATCCGCCATACGAACCGCGCAAGCGTTTAAAAGTAACAGTCAGCAGGATTCTGTGTTACCGTTTATCAAGGCGCTTCACCGCGAGTGCGCTGTGGATGAGCCGATCATGTGCACAGTGCAGGAAATGCTGTTCGGCAGTATTGCAATTGTTGAATACGCGCATGATGATCTGCCCCGGCTGATTGAAATTGGGGTGAATTATGGACGCGACAATGACACGATTGCATCAATTGCCGCAGCATTCGGCGGCGCAGCCGCCGGTGTCGATGCCCTGTCGGATGAATGGCAGCAGACCGTGAAAACCGCCAACCCGCAATACAATTTTGCAGAAACGGCATCAAGATTGGCTCAACTTTAA
- a CDS encoding ABC transporter substrate-binding protein, which produces MRILLIHLWVICLLGGAAHAQSGWTDIEKQAKGQTVNWFMWGGFPAANAYVNGYVAPEMKDRYDIEVRQIPVQDIAEVVSKLLIEKQAGIERGEVDLMWINGENFRTCKTYNLLYGPFAQKLPNRKYIDPNDSAVRFDFGEPVGGLESPWGSAQFVMIYDSLRTPQPPSSIDAFLTWIREHQNRFTYPAPPDFTGSVFIRHLFYHVAGVRQNWQQDVDQAAFERAESRLYELLRGLKPFLWRQGRTYPESPQKLMQMFADGQVDFAMSYHPADASRMMRDGLLPPGTRSFLFEIGTIANTHFVAIPFNARAKAAAMLVANFLLSPEAQLRKADIEVWGDLPVVDFDSLSASWRKRFTGLNRGKATLSAERLKQNQLPEPASDILIQLEKGWEREVLRK; this is translated from the coding sequence GTGAGAATACTTCTGATCCATTTATGGGTGATTTGCCTGCTCGGCGGCGCCGCCCATGCGCAATCCGGCTGGACGGATATTGAAAAACAGGCCAAAGGACAAACGGTCAACTGGTTTATGTGGGGCGGATTTCCTGCGGCAAATGCCTATGTCAACGGATATGTGGCGCCGGAAATGAAAGACCGCTATGATATCGAGGTCAGACAGATTCCGGTCCAGGATATTGCAGAAGTGGTCAGTAAACTGCTCATTGAAAAACAGGCTGGAATTGAACGCGGAGAGGTCGATTTGATGTGGATCAACGGCGAGAATTTTCGCACTTGCAAAACATACAATCTGTTGTACGGGCCGTTTGCGCAAAAGCTGCCGAACCGGAAATATATTGATCCGAATGATTCCGCTGTCCGCTTTGATTTTGGCGAACCGGTCGGAGGGCTGGAATCGCCGTGGGGCAGCGCCCAGTTTGTGATGATTTACGACAGTTTGCGTACGCCGCAGCCGCCCAGTTCAATCGATGCGTTTTTGACCTGGATTCGCGAGCATCAGAACCGGTTTACCTATCCGGCGCCGCCGGATTTCACCGGATCTGTGTTTATCCGGCACCTGTTTTATCATGTGGCCGGCGTCCGGCAAAACTGGCAGCAGGATGTGGATCAGGCCGCGTTTGAGCGCGCTGAATCGCGGCTGTATGAGCTGCTGCGCGGTTTGAAACCGTTTTTGTGGCGTCAGGGCCGCACCTATCCTGAATCGCCGCAAAAGCTTATGCAGATGTTTGCGGACGGCCAAGTGGATTTTGCCATGAGTTATCATCCGGCCGATGCCTCCAGAATGATGCGGGATGGACTGCTGCCGCCGGGCACCCGCAGTTTTTTATTCGAGATTGGTACCATTGCCAACACGCATTTTGTCGCCATCCCGTTCAACGCCCGTGCCAAAGCTGCGGCTATGCTTGTTGCTAACTTTTTATTGTCGCCGGAGGCCCAGCTGCGCAAAGCGGATATTGAGGTCTGGGGGGATCTGCCGGTTGTGGATTTTGATTCTCTCAGTGCGTCCTGGCGCAAACGCTTTACCGGATTGAACCGCGGTAAAGCGACACTGTCCGCTGAGCGTTTGAAACAGAACCAGCTGCCCGAACCGGCGTCCGATATTCTGATTCAGCTGGAAAAAGGCTGGGAACGCGAGGTGCTGCGCAAATAA
- a CDS encoding ABC transporter permease subunit, with protein MKRFAETSSDLVRSNLAWRGRTLLLLLPSLLIVVGLFGGGLILGLMQAAGYFPGSGAESFTLEHFKNVFIHPDFFSSLLLTFYVSATSTLLAVVFSLISALLVMSMLRRFNWLHLVMQIPLVVPHLLIATAILFLLSPTGFLSRLAHALQLIESPAGFPVLIHDPWLLGVILVYVWKEIPFLTLMLLSVLLNLDTRLLQVGKTLKANRWQRFRFIIFPSIFPSLSAGTLIVFAYSFGAFEVPYLLGQTYPMTLPVWAYRQYSDIDLMSRPEGIAAGLVIALVILLFVFIAYALVKKSASGRLPI; from the coding sequence ATGAAACGTTTTGCGGAAACAAGCAGCGACCTTGTGCGTTCCAATCTGGCATGGCGGGGCCGAACTCTGCTGTTGTTATTGCCTTCGCTGCTTATTGTTGTGGGATTGTTCGGAGGCGGCCTGATTCTCGGACTGATGCAGGCGGCCGGGTATTTTCCCGGTTCCGGCGCCGAATCGTTTACGCTGGAACACTTTAAAAATGTATTCATTCATCCTGATTTTTTCAGCAGTCTGTTGCTCACTTTTTATGTTTCCGCAACCTCTACGCTGCTGGCCGTCGTGTTCAGTCTGATCTCGGCTTTGCTGGTCATGTCCATGCTCAGGCGCTTCAACTGGCTGCACCTCGTCATGCAGATTCCCTTGGTGGTTCCGCACCTGCTGATCGCAACGGCGATCCTGTTTCTGTTATCGCCCACCGGCTTTTTGTCGCGCCTTGCTCATGCGCTGCAGTTGATCGAATCGCCGGCCGGGTTTCCCGTCCTGATTCATGATCCCTGGCTTTTAGGTGTCATACTGGTTTATGTGTGGAAAGAAATCCCGTTTTTAACGCTGATGCTGCTGTCGGTTTTACTTAATCTGGATACCCGGCTTTTGCAGGTGGGAAAAACACTCAAAGCGAACCGCTGGCAGCGCTTCCGTTTTATTATTTTTCCGTCTATTTTCCCCAGCCTTTCCGCCGGGACGCTGATCGTGTTTGCCTACAGCTTTGGCGCCTTTGAAGTGCCGTATCTTTTGGGTCAAACCTATCCGATGACGCTGCCGGTGTGGGCGTACCGGCAGTATTCCGATATTGATCTGATGTCCCGGCCCGAAGGCATTGCTGCCGGTCTTGTCATTGCGCTGGTGATTCTGCTGTTTGTGTTTATCGCTTATGCTTTGGTGAAAAAATCCGCTTCCGGGAGGTTGCCGATATGA
- a CDS encoding ABC transporter permease subunit: MRRFLSGSFILVLTAGILLPFLPLLIWAFSRQWLFPDLLPETWGLRAWNYVFGVAGPQVTSALVTSVSVSSLAALFSVALALPAARVLTFSGRKRGLFLQFLFVLPILTPPLSVSMGLHLWFLKLGLTGSLPGVLLVHLTLCVPYAVFVLSGVFSNYNPLIEAQARSLGASKWFVFSRVTLPLILPGIIVAALFAFLLSWSQYLNTLIIGGSKVMTLPVLLFSLLRSGDRPVAAAVSLVIVLPAFAALLISARTLGRRAWIGGW, from the coding sequence ATGAGACGCTTTTTATCCGGATCTTTTATTCTGGTTCTGACTGCCGGTATTTTGCTGCCGTTTCTGCCACTGCTGATCTGGGCGTTCAGTCGACAATGGCTGTTTCCGGATCTGTTGCCCGAAACCTGGGGGCTGCGCGCCTGGAACTATGTTTTCGGCGTGGCCGGGCCACAGGTTACCTCGGCTCTTGTAACCAGTGTAAGTGTGTCGTCACTGGCTGCGCTGTTTTCTGTTGCCCTTGCGCTTCCCGCAGCGCGCGTGCTAACTTTTTCCGGCAGAAAACGGGGACTGTTTCTGCAGTTTCTCTTTGTACTCCCGATCCTGACGCCGCCGCTGTCGGTGTCCATGGGACTGCATCTCTGGTTTTTGAAATTGGGCCTGACGGGTTCACTGCCCGGTGTGCTGCTGGTGCATCTGACGCTCTGCGTACCCTATGCTGTTTTTGTTTTGTCCGGCGTGTTTTCGAATTACAATCCATTGATCGAAGCGCAGGCGCGTTCGCTCGGCGCTTCGAAATGGTTTGTCTTTTCGCGAGTTACGCTGCCGCTCATTCTACCCGGAATTATCGTGGCGGCCTTGTTTGCTTTTCTGCTATCCTGGAGTCAGTATCTGAATACTTTGATTATCGGCGGCAGCAAAGTGATGACACTGCCTGTCCTGCTGTTTTCCCTGCTGAGAAGCGGGGACCGTCCGGTAGCCGCAGCTGTCAGTCTGGTGATTGTACTGCCGGCCTTTGCGGCGCTGCTGATCAGCGCCCGCACACTGGGACGTCGTGCCTGGATAGGAGGGTGGTGA
- a CDS encoding ABC transporter ATP-binding protein, translated as MGKLQLSDLVVSYGSKEIVSGLSLTVQSGEMVSILGPSGVGKTSILKAVAGLLKPAAGDIVLNDELITHTPAEKRDTVLIFQQPLLFPHMTVGQNVGFGLRTRGRMQAADYEKIHEFLSYVQLNAFENRKPEALSGGQQQRVALARALITEPALLLLDEPLSSLDSTLRREMRELIRTLQRTLGTTMLFVTHDQSEALTLSDRVALLLNGTIRQFGSPQDLVYRPLDFDVAEFFGNNNRIAGRVENGMFSSRFGCFKLPAALQYRNHVTATIRPEHIRLSQRGNGVETAVEEVQFEGSYTRVKLKAAETCLIWQTHSTELAAGQSIYIECPPEHIWFPTQQQGE; from the coding sequence ATGGGCAAGCTGCAGCTTTCCGATTTGGTGGTGTCTTATGGCAGTAAAGAAATTGTCAGCGGGTTATCCCTGACTGTGCAATCCGGTGAGATGGTATCCATTCTCGGGCCCAGCGGTGTGGGGAAGACCAGTATTCTCAAGGCGGTTGCCGGATTGTTAAAACCGGCTGCTGGAGATATTGTTTTGAATGACGAATTGATCACGCATACGCCGGCGGAAAAACGCGATACGGTATTGATATTTCAACAGCCACTGCTGTTCCCGCATATGACAGTTGGGCAGAATGTGGGATTTGGACTGCGCACGCGCGGTCGCATGCAGGCGGCGGATTATGAGAAAATTCATGAATTTTTATCATATGTGCAGCTGAATGCATTTGAAAACCGGAAACCGGAAGCGCTCTCCGGTGGGCAGCAGCAGCGGGTGGCTTTGGCGCGCGCCCTGATCACTGAACCGGCGCTGCTGCTACTGGATGAACCCCTGAGCAGCCTGGATTCGACGCTGCGGCGCGAGATGCGGGAATTGATCCGGACGCTGCAGCGCACGCTGGGCACCACCATGCTGTTTGTCACGCACGATCAGTCCGAAGCGCTGACCCTGTCAGACCGGGTAGCGCTGCTGCTCAACGGGACGATCCGGCAATTCGGCTCGCCTCAGGATCTGGTCTATCGGCCCCTGGATTTTGATGTGGCCGAATTTTTTGGAAATAACAACCGCATTGCCGGACGTGTGGAAAATGGAATGTTTTCCAGCCGGTTCGGCTGCTTTAAGCTGCCCGCTGCTCTGCAGTATCGAAATCATGTGACGGCCACCATTCGTCCCGAACATATACGCTTGTCACAGCGGGGCAATGGGGTAGAGACTGCGGTGGAGGAGGTGCAGTTTGAAGGCAGTTATACACGTGTCAAACTCAAAGCTGCAGAAACTTGTCTGATCTGGCAGACCCACAGTACGGAATTGGCCGCCGGTCAGTCCATTTATATCGAGTGTCCGCCGGAGCACATTTGGTTTCCGACACAACAACAAGGAGAATGA
- a CDS encoding aminoglycoside phosphotransferase family protein gives MSATDPLIAKITDYLSTPDLQSLPVIAGRTFRIKFLAGGEYNLNYKLTSTDDEVKLIFRVNIGTQIDRKDQILYEYRTLQLLQSSGVTPVPYWVDDSRQYFQQGVLMMQFLPGEPLDYTTDLNAAAETLARLHQVKVPEEQNHLIREQAPLSLIFEECAGLLQVYFDSELADPAIRTYLQHVRDWADENRRAEVYYQLDSWHCIINTEVNSGNFIVNRENGTTHLVDWEMPRWGDPSQDLSHFCSPLTTLWKTTFRMTSEQKDGFIQYYKSVIQDLHLRDTLEERIALRDPFAYLRGISWSAMGWVAYQTEYKGRRNPDTWKTLQHYMRLDFIRSLFDPILKRSLI, from the coding sequence ATGAGCGCAACCGATCCGCTGATCGCAAAAATTACGGATTACCTGTCCACTCCGGACCTGCAGAGCCTGCCGGTCATTGCGGGTAGAACCTTCCGGATCAAATTTCTCGCCGGGGGTGAATATAATCTGAATTATAAACTGACATCGACCGATGATGAGGTGAAACTAATTTTCCGCGTCAATATCGGGACGCAAATCGACCGCAAGGATCAGATTCTGTATGAATACCGCACGCTGCAGCTGTTGCAGTCCAGCGGCGTCACACCGGTACCGTATTGGGTGGATGATTCGCGGCAGTATTTTCAACAGGGTGTGCTGATGATGCAGTTTCTGCCGGGAGAACCGCTGGACTATACAACTGATCTTAATGCGGCGGCTGAAACACTGGCGCGCCTTCATCAGGTTAAAGTGCCGGAAGAGCAGAATCATCTGATCCGCGAACAGGCGCCGCTGTCCCTGATCTTTGAGGAATGCGCCGGATTGCTGCAGGTTTATTTTGACTCGGAGCTGGCTGATCCGGCTATACGTACCTATCTGCAGCACGTGCGCGACTGGGCGGATGAAAACCGGCGGGCCGAGGTCTATTATCAACTGGACTCGTGGCATTGTATCATCAATACCGAAGTGAATTCAGGAAATTTTATCGTCAACCGCGAAAACGGTACCACACATCTGGTGGATTGGGAAATGCCGCGCTGGGGCGATCCCTCGCAGGACCTGTCGCATTTTTGTTCACCGCTGACCACCCTGTGGAAAACGACTTTTCGTATGACGTCTGAACAAAAAGATGGATTTATACAATATTACAAATCTGTAATTCAAGATTTGCATCTGCGGGATACGTTGGAAGAGCGCATTGCTCTCAGGGACCCGTTTGCCTATCTGCGCGGGATATCCTGGTCGGCCATGGGCTGGGTGGCGTATCAGACTGAATATAAAGGACGGCGTAATCCGGATACCTGGAAAACCCTGCAACATTATATGCGACTTGATTTTATCCGCTCTCTTTTTGATCCGATTCTCAAACGCTCTTTGATTTAA
- a CDS encoding NAD(P)H-hydrate epimerase, translating to MNFTTHDGIQVPAVTAEQMREIDRIAVQETGPNLYQMMEHAGRTLAMLAIELLGTRWKSASVLVLTGTGGNGGGGICAARHMTNRNMRVTLCPIRVPQVGTVPGYQYAIYQNTPGREIRFDQLQTNRYDLVIDALIGYSLKGAAAGTPQKMIQWANASGTPILSLDVPSGLDATTGESPGACIRAVCTLTLALPKSGLFQTGNLVLADIGIPFNTYRRIGLEYRSPFGEHFYTRIYARDGA from the coding sequence ATGAACTTTACAACACATGACGGTATACAGGTGCCCGCGGTCACTGCTGAACAGATGCGCGAAATTGACCGGATTGCGGTGCAGGAAACCGGCCCGAATTTGTATCAAATGATGGAACATGCCGGCCGCACTCTGGCGATGCTGGCCATAGAACTGCTTGGGACGCGATGGAAGTCTGCATCGGTTCTTGTGCTCACCGGAACCGGCGGAAACGGCGGCGGCGGAATCTGTGCCGCCCGGCATATGACGAACCGCAACATGCGGGTGACCCTGTGTCCGATCCGTGTACCGCAAGTGGGGACAGTCCCGGGATATCAGTATGCGATTTATCAGAACACGCCGGGGCGGGAAATCCGGTTTGATCAATTACAGACAAACCGCTATGATCTGGTTATCGATGCTCTTATCGGATACAGTCTAAAGGGGGCTGCGGCCGGAACGCCACAAAAAATGATCCAGTGGGCGAATGCATCCGGGACGCCGATTCTGTCTCTGGATGTGCCGTCGGGACTCGATGCGACAACCGGAGAATCACCCGGCGCCTGCATTCGGGCGGTATGCACGTTGACCCTGGCGCTGCCTAAATCCGGACTGTTTCAGACGGGAAATCTGGTTCTGGCTGACATTGGCATTCCGTTTAATACCTATCGCCGAATTGGACTGGAATACCGATCGCCGTTTGGGGAGCATTTTTATACCCGGATTTATGCGCGAGACGGTGCGTGA
- a CDS encoding T9SS type A sorting domain-containing protein — translation MPTEYSISQNYPNPFNSQTRIQYSVIEPVQVQLIIYNTLGQVVTQLVNEQKTPGVYTVNWNAGSQSLESGVYFCRVQAGEFTAVRKMLHVK, via the coding sequence GTGCCAACCGAATACAGCATCAGCCAGAATTATCCGAATCCTTTTAATTCGCAAACCCGGATTCAGTACAGCGTGATCGAACCGGTGCAGGTTCAGTTGATTATTTACAACACGCTCGGTCAGGTGGTCACCCAACTGGTGAATGAACAGAAAACTCCGGGCGTATACACGGTAAACTGGAATGCCGGTTCGCAGAGCCTGGAAAGCGGCGTGTATTTCTGCAGAGTTCAGGCCGGTGAGTTTACCGCGGTGCGGAAAATGCTGCATGTAAAGTGA